A portion of the Oncorhynchus masou masou isolate Uvic2021 chromosome 11, UVic_Omas_1.1, whole genome shotgun sequence genome contains these proteins:
- the LOC135548078 gene encoding growth/differentiation factor 5-like, which yields MHFSHFVMMLVLFGCSLGKSVVLQSPEKEPAAATGSAVLHPDRCHGELLNDIRKTLIGALNLQQEPQVTADRLTAIREQWKTTFSAISHKTQDKAVPLPQAEGPAADNSSGLKCCPLASQIFLKDLGWENWVIYPESFTYVQCSPCNSQLDLSPSRCPSHTPPAQNSPSQMPCCQTTSTEHVPFLYMDEFSTLTISSVQLTRACGPGNPQLPAED from the exons ATGCATTTTTCGCACTTTGTGATGATGCTGGTGCTCTTTGGTTGTTCTCTGGGAAAATCTGTTGTCCTCCAGTCCCCGGAGAAGGAACCTGCTGCAGCTACTGGCTCTGCCGTCCTCCACCCCGACAG GTGCCATGGAGAGTTGTTGAATGACATCAGAAAGACTCTTATTGGAGCCCTCAACCTGCAGCAGGAGCCCCAGGTGACGGCGGACAGACTGACTGCCATCAGAGAGCAATGGAAGACCACTTTCTCTGCCATCTCTCACAAGACCCAGGACAAAGCAG TGCCTTTACCCCAGGCTGAGGGTCCTGCAGCAGACAACAGTAGTGGTCTGAAATGCTGTCCGCTGGCCTCACAGATCTTCCTGAAAG ATCTTGGCTGGGAGAACTGGGTAATCTACCCTGAGAGTTTCACCTACGTCCAGTGCTCACCCTGCAACTCCCAACTGGACCTGAGCCCCTCGCGCTGCCCATCACACACTCCTCCCGCACAGAACAGCCCCTCACAG ATGCCGTGCTGCCAGACCACTTCTACAGAGCATGTGCCCTTCCTCTACATGGATGAGTTCAGCACCCTCACCATCTCCTCTGTTCAGCTCACCCGCGCCTGCGGTCCTGGCAACCCCCAGCTGCCAGCTGAGGACTGA